In the genome of Peromyscus eremicus chromosome 1, PerEre_H2_v1, whole genome shotgun sequence, the window attgttccacaaaatagaaacaaaaggaacattaccaaactttttatgaggctacaggtttctgattcccaaaccacacaaagatgcaataaagaaagagaattacagaccaatctccctcatcaatattgatgcaaaactactcaataaaatattggcaaacagaatccaagaaaacatcaaaacaattatccaccatgatcaagtaggcttcatcccagggatgcaaggatggttcaacacactAAAGTCtgccaatgtaatacaccatataaataaattagaagacaaaaaccacataatcatttcattagatgcagaaaatgcctatgacaaaatccaataccccttcattgtaaatgtcttggagagatcaggaatacaaggaacatacctaaccataataaaggcaatttacagcaagccaacagccaacatcaaattaaatggagaaaatctCAAAGCaataccactaaaatcaggaacaagacaaggctgaccactctccccatatttattcaatataggactcaaagttctagctagagcaataagacaacctaaggagatcaagggaatactaattggaaatgaagaagtcaaactatgactatttgcaaatgatataatAGGGTACATAAGTGATTCAAAAAATTTTATCAGGGAAGTTCTGCAGCtgacaaacaccttcagtaatgtggcagcaTACAAGATTatctaaaaaaatcagtagtcctcctatatacaaatgataaaaaaggctgagaaggaaattagagaaacatcactctttacaacagccacaaataatatgaaataccttggagtaactctaactaagcaagtgaaagacctgtatgataacaactttaagtctctgaagaaagaaatcaaagaagatatcacaaaatggaaatatctcccatgctcgtgggtaggtaggattaacatagtaaataatgtcaatcttaccaaaagcaatctacagattcaatgtaatccccattaaaatcccaacacaattcttcacaagcCTGGAAAGAACAATGCTCGAATGCATTtcgaaaaataaaaatcccataatagctaaaagaatcctgtacaacaaagccacctctggaggtatcaccatccctgacatcaagctctactatagctatagtaataaaaacagcttggtactggcataaaaaccgacatgtggaccaatggaatcaaattgaagaccctgacatcaacccacacacctataaacacctgatttttgacaaagaaactaTAAGTGTACAATGtagaaagaaaatatcttcaacaaatggtgctggcataactggatgtcaacatgtaaaagattgcaaatagattcttaTCTatagccatgcacaaaactcaagtccaagttaatcaaagacctcaatataaagccagttacactgaacctgattgaAGAGTAAGTTGGAAATAGTCATGAATGCATTGGCaaaggagatcacttcctaaatataacagcagtagcacagacagtgaaaacaacaattaataaaaggggCCTCCGAAAATGAGAAGATTCTGTAAgaaaaaggacacagtaaataaaacaaaacaacagcctacagaatggaaaaagattttcaccaatctcacgtctgacagagggatgatctccaaaatacataaaaaaaaactcaaaaaactagacatcaaaatatcaaacaatccaatttaaaaatgggctaaggagctaaacagagaattctcaaaggaaaaatttcaaatggctgaaagacatttaacaaattgctcagcatccttaattatcagagaaatgcaaatcaaacaaaactatgataccatcttacacctgtcagaatggctaagatcaaaaggaCTGCAGACAGCTtacattggagaggatgtggagaaaggggagcactcttccactgctagtggaagtgcaaactggtacatccactttggaaatcagtgtggcagtttctcagaaaattgggaattgatctacctcaagacccagctatactactcttgggcatatacccaaggaatgctcaatcttaccacaaggacacatgctcaactatgttcatatcagcattattcataatagccagaacctagaaacaacctagatgcccctcaacagaagaatggataaagaaaacatggtacatatacacaaatgagtACTACtctgcagagaaaaaaatgatatgaaattgcaggcaaatggatggaactagaaaatatcatcctgagtgaggtaacccagactcaaaaggacaaacatgatatgtacccactcataagtgaatactagatataaggcaaagggtaatcaggcaacaacccacaactccagagaatctacctaacagggaagacccaaagagtgATGCATGGCCCACcttgggaaagagaaatagatgagatcttcatgagtaaactggggataaggggtgggcaatggaggtagTGGATAgggcatgagaacataagagaatgagatggttcagctggaaaagagaggaagggggaatgcaatgaaagagataccatgatagagagagatatcatggggatagagagaaacctggtggtaaggaagttgccaggaatccccaaggatgaccccagcctggactactagcaatagaggagaaggtgcctgaactgaacttgcctgccccagagatcagaccagtgaatactttaactgtcatcacagagcttttctccaatgactgatggaagcagatgcagagatccacagcaaatCACCAGGcacagctccaggagtccagtcaatgagagagaagagggatttcaTGAGCAACTGCATCagtatcatgatggggaaacatgcagggatgaccaaatcaaactagaaggaactcatgaaagttggatcagtggctgtggagcctatatgggaatggactaggccctctgcatgacgAGATAGtcgtgtagcttgatctgcttgggaggccttctgacagtagaatcagaatccatccctggtgcatgagcgggctttttggagcccactacctgtgataggacaccttttgcagccttgaggcagggagaagggcttgaTCTTGCGTCAACTACatgtgactccccatgggaggccttgccttcttgtgggtgggaggggATGCAGGGGGACTcttggggtggaaggagggaagacggggatctttgattggtatgtaaaatgaatgaaaaaaaatttttaattaaaaaaagggaaaaagtttAAGATAAAGAAGGATactcaccgggcagtggtggggcacgcctttaatcccaacactcgagaggcagagccaggcgtatgtgtgtgagttcgaggccagcttgggctacagagtgagttccaggaaaggcacaaatctgcacagagaaactctgtcttgaaaaacaaaacaaaaaaattaattaaaagggttggagatttagctcagtggttgagtgcttgcctagcaagtgcaaagccctaggttcagtcctcagctctggaaaaataaaataaaacttaaacaaaataaattaaaataaatttcaaaaaaggATACTCTTCAGTGGACTGCTTTCTCTTGGAAATTTCATGCATCCATACACATAGAGCAGCCCTAGTTACCTGCGTAAGACAGCGTTCCATCATGGATGGAGGTGTGACTCATAAGATCCCAGCCATATCAGGGGAGCTGAAGACACTTCctgcttgttggaggaagggaatCATATCCCTCAATGATGTGGGCACCAGTAAACAGCAGTTATACAAGTAAATAATCATCCACCAATGCTCATGAAATAagctttaattttaaattctatGGGGAATTAAAAAAGACATGAAGGTAGAACATAGATTGGTTGGGGTGAAGAAGGAATTGGGTATGGGGTTATAATTAAGAATCATGGGTGGTTAATATCAGAAAGTATATGTGGATTGAGATCTcatgaaataaaactgaaaactttAAACATCCAGGATATCATTGCCTATCATGttagcactgaagaggcagaggcagaggagttaAGTGACTCTTGCTGGCCAGCACATCTAGCTGAACAGTTTGCCTGGAACTGTGGTTGTGACAGTTCtgtattgccatgtgggtgctgggaattaaacccaggtcctctgaatgagCAGTCTTCTAACCCCTGAGACATGGAAAGGGGGATGCAGACAGCACAGCTTTTAGAGTTCCCTGATAACACAAGCACAGAATGTTGTCTGGTAAGAGCTGGGACAGCAGAGCCTGAAAATGGAGGTGTGGTGTCTAATGAGCAGAAAGGGGCAGAATGCTGGGAAGCATGCAGCCATGGCTACACCTGCATTAGACAGCCACGAATTGGTTCCCTCAAGGACAGACAGGTAAGATGTAATAATAATAGAGGTTGTGTAGAAGAACACAAAGCTGCTCACTAGGGTTAGGATGCTTTGAGTGGCTCTGGTCTCAGGGGATGACATAGCAGCCAGACATCTGTGGATGTGTTGGACCTTCTGCTTGTGTTTGAGCAAGATAAACACCATGTAGCCACTGGCACATATCATCAGTCCCAAATACATGACATCATTGGATGTCAATAGGATTGCATTAAGTGTGTTAATTTTTCTCCCAGGATTCATAACAGCATAGTATTCAAAAATTTTTATCCCAGTAACATTTCTCCCACTCCTTATGTCAGTTATATACACTGGAATAAAGGCATATATCAACATCTGTAGGGCCCAGCACAGGCCTAGGGAAGGGCCAATGATACAAGGGGGTCTGATCTTCAGCTGTGCCCACTTGGAATTACTGGGACTGATGGTGATGGCCTGAAAGACACTCAGAAGGGATGTGGAGACAAGGGATACTCCTCTGCCAACTCGATGAAAATATAAGAGAAGTTTACATGAAACATAATCTAGATAGTAAGTCTGACTAAAAGCAGCAATGGTCTGTGGGATTCCTTTGAAGAGAACAGTGAAATTGGCCCAGGTCAGGTGTTTGACAATCAGGTCTGTGGGCTTTGCCCTGATTCCAGAGAAGTCAGCAATGATAAAACAACAAAGCAATGCTGAGTTGCCCAGCATTCCCAGTGCAGTCTGAGACATGAAGAAGATGCCCACAGCCAGGTCTCTAGAGTTCATTCTGTTATGGTCCTGGGTACCTGCACAGCAGATCCAGAAAGCACTTGTTACACAAGTTGGACTTTCTTCTTCTTAGCTTTATAAACAATGTACTGCATAAAATATAGCTAGCCCAATAATAATTGACATATCTAACTGTTTGattcaaaagcaatgtgtgtgttgggaatggagacacatacctttaattccaacacatGTTAGGCAGAGTCatggggatctctatgagtttgaggcttgcctggtctacataacaagctccagaacagccagaactaagtaaaaaataaataaaaagaaaaaacaacgctgtctcaaaaccaaacaaataaaatgtaagctCTGGGTTACATGGACATTTATGTCTGGGGgaagttaaaaaattaagtgCCTCAGAACTTTACGACATGAGGCTGAATCATTCCATGAATCACAGGCCAATAGATGTGAAATTTTGGTTATTGAAACATTGGTTTGCCCCTTGCTCTTCATTTCACAGCTGAGAACAAGAAGACCTCTAAAAGAATGATAACGTCTCACTATGCCACAATTCACAGCAatttaaaagggggaaaataGTCTGCATTCATATAAATCCCAGTAGGCAGCAGAATTTGGGGTGTAAAGATACAGAAGTCATCTAACCCTTCTCAAATTGCTCTTGTAACTAACTAAATTTAAGAGATATTTTACCAGCCCAGTGTACAGGGTCTGGGATtcacaaaagaaaactaaatgcaGGTGAATTCTGAGAAACAATCATAAACTGATTTAGTCACCAGGACCCCCACATTACTGGGAATAAAGACACTGTCACATtcttggaaaaaaacacaaaaagtagGAATCCAGGTTATTGTCTCTCACCTGCAGCCTCCATCAAACCATGTTGTGTTCAGGTCTTGCAAGGATCCTCCCCCCTATGAGCATTCATCCTGTGCAGCAGCTGTTTCCTGAAAGAGGAGGATCAGTTCAGAGGTGCAGTGCTCTCGTCCAATTTCCAGAGACTGTCCTGTCCTCTGCATACTGTTTGTCTGAGGGAAAGCAACTCACCTGTGCAGATAGGATGCATCTGTGAAGCTGGCTGCTGGATGGGGACTCAGTGGCCAATGGGACCTACTACCCTAATATAACTACAAACTTGATGGCAACTACCTAGGAGAAGGATCGATGTTCTCAGAGCACAACCCTCAAGAGCATGACAGATTCATGTCACAGTAAGGGACAATGACAGTTATGCCAAAACAGTTGACATCACCTCTGGAAGACATTTGCTCCCATCAATAAACTGGAAAAACTTTTAACTGAGCATTGAGCATTACAGAGAGGCAGGCTAAAAGTGtaaagtgactcttctctcctgtGGTATCAGAAGCTGAGATTCCGGGTAGGATAACCAGACAGTTTACATTCTAGGAAGCAGGGACTGAGGGCAATGTGTGAAGTTACAAGTACACTCTACTGTAGGGATGCATCATTATGAAAATATCacttacattctaagagactggaagtTTTGTTGTACTGCCTAGCCAGAGATAATGCAACTTGAGCTAGCTAGCCTATTGTGCATTCTGCCTGTTTTTTAAACCGGACTTAAAGAGATcaatgcaggggctggagagatggctcagaggttaagagcaccagctgctcttccagaggccaagagttcaatttccagaaacCACTGGTGGCCTACAATCatgtgtaatgagatctggtgccctcttcttacATCCAGGCATACTTGCTGACAGAATACTGTGtgtataataaataagtaaattttattttaaatggagaGATCAATGCAACAGCTGCCCtacttgccttggatttctcATATAATCAGCTTTTAaacctaagctaatgcatagctTTAATCCTAAATTACAGTCTTCTTTGCTCCTGACCAAAAAGTAATGaaggtatgtatatatgttatagtAATAAATGATGAATAGAAGAAGTAGTTTGAAAGCAATCTTATGAAACAAATATCTACAGTACGTGTTGAAAATGTCCCAGATAAAGTTACATAGATCTATATGTAATATAGTTTACAACACTGTTTGATAACTTCATCAGTCGGGTGAATTTGGATTCAGTGATTTATTACCCTGTAGGACAcatttaaagatttctgtaaagtatctCCCATTCTTTCCTCCATGTGAAAATTCCACACTGTTCAATTAATATAGTGCTAAATGTTTGGTGAAgcacacagagacagggagagacaaaCTCACAATTCATCAATCAGGTAGGTACTGATTTAGACTCATACAGCAGACAGAGAATGACGGAAGATAACAGGAAAGAGAGGTAAAGAATTTAAATCTGGGATATTCTTGGTTAAATGATTGAAAGAGAACTTCTTAATTTATTGTCCTTAACATGGCCCTGACACATATTAAATACTTCAGGGCTACTTGTAATGCATTCAATCCAATACCCTGATTCTTTTAGTCTGTCTGCACAAAATTTAACTTCCTCCTCCTGTCCGCAGGTACAGTAGGCCATGTACACTTCCTTTACTAATTTCCATTATTCCACTAATTCCTTTATACATTTAAGTTAAGGACCAGATGGCTTTAGGAAAGAATTCTGatggattttcaaagaagagttaatcccagtactcttcaaattattctacaaactAGAGACAAAAGGATCATTGGCAATTTGCTTTATACTGCAGCGGTTACCGAGATACGAGAACCTCAAAGAGACCCAAAAAAAGACGACAGAGTATGTCCGACCACAATCCCTTGTGATCATAGATGCAAAATTCCTCAATACTGTACTTGCACTCAGAgtctaagaacacataaaaacaagaagaaaatatccACCATGTTCAAACAGGCTTAATTCTGAAGGTGCAAGAGCAGTTTAACATTTATAAATCGGTAAATGTAATTAATGTGCCAATTaaacaaacttaaaagaaatgatcatttttgtaaatgcagaaaaggcttctgacaaaatccaatattCATCATTATGTATGTCCTGGAGAGATTATGGATATTGTGGACATtctcaatataataaaagcagtttagccgggcggtggtggcgcacgcctttaatcccagcactcgggaggcagagccaggcggatctctgtgagttcgaggccagcctggactaccgagtgagttccaggaaaggcgcaaaactacacagagaaaccctgtctcggaaaaaaaaaataataataataataataaaagcagttTGATCCAAacttatagccaacatcaaattaaatagaaactaaaagcaattccactaaaatcaagaacaattCAAtcttgtccactctctccatatatattgaATGTAGAACTTGAAGTGCTAGCAAGAACAATAAGTCAAGTGAAGGACATCAAGGAGTTATGAATTGAAATAGAAGTCAAAGAATCTTTCTGTCTacataattttataatgtatgtaAGTGACCCTAAAATTTTTACTGGAAAACAcctacagatgataaacactttcaatAATGTCTCCTGATCCAAAATTAACTCAGAGAAATCATTAGctatcctatatacaaataacaagtgACATACAATATTTAGTGAAAGATCACTTGCTCCATGACAATAACttgaagtaatataaaatatctggAGTActtctaaccaagcaaatgaaagacttgtatgataaaaactttgaCTCATTTAAGCAAATATTAGAACATAAAGAGATcactcatgctcatggatctggGGGAATATTGTATTAAAATTGGCCATCCTACCTAAAATCAACTGAATTTTGAGATTCAAGGCAATCTTAATCAAAATTCTAAAACATATCATCACTGCACTTGAAAGGTCTATTCACAGTTGCATATggaaacaaaaaaactgaacatGCTAAAAGAACACTGAGGAATATAATAACTGTTGggggtatcaccatccctgattttaagttctactacagaactatagtaataaaaacaaggtATGGGCCGAAGGacagacatattgatcaatggaatctaattgaagtcCTAGACATAAATCTATACTCCATGGACAtaagatttttgataaagaatacagaaatacacaatgaaaaagacaacatcttcaacaaatacaCTGATCAACATGGATATCTGCATGTAAAAGAATTCAAATTGATACATTCTTATTATTAGCCTGCACAAAAGTCAACTCCAAATGTATcaaagatctaaaaaaaaaaaaacttcatacaCTGAAATggatagaagagaatgtggggaGTATCCTTGATCTCCTTGGCCCAGGATAAACTTTCTGAATAAAACAATGTCAACACGGATAATAAAGATcagcaataaataaatgagatcacatgaaactgagaagcttcttcaTGAAAAAAGACACTGTCATGAAGACAAAACTTCAGGCCTCAGAATGGAAAAACATTTTTactaactacacatctgatagatgTTGGGAAAATATTTTGTAAACTGTGTGTAGATGCGTCTCTGTTATTCCTCGTGTATGTAAGGTACTttttgattggtctaataaagagctaatggccaatatctaggcaggagaagataggCAGACATTCTGGGCAGAGATAAGAATGCTAGTTAATAATCTGGCATGGAAAattcgccagccagatgcagaggaagtctGATTTATAGTACTGAGGATATATAATGGTTTAAGAGCTAGGTAGAATCAAGCTTAACCTaaagccaagcttttataattcataaaaagtctctgtgtcattattcggGAGCTCGCAGTCCCAAAAAAGTCCAACTGTATTTGATCCCCAATGTAAGGCCCATATATTGAAGCATAttgcctgagaaagctgaaaaaaggTTTGGATACAGAGCCATAGGCCACAACTTGAGCCTCTCTGATAGACCTGTGAATAACTGCTGCGTAGGACTGCCCTTTCCTGTCTGATGGGTTGTAGCAGGTGGGGGGCCTGGTCCTTTAAGGCCTGGCTCATAGAGTCAAAAAATGGCTCTGGGTATTCAGAACACCAAGTTCCAACTCAGAAAACCCCTGAAAATTACAGAATACTTGAAGGCTGGTCCGAAGGTAGTAAGTTATCTCAATGGATTGGATTGTTCACAATCACTTACAGAAtacttgaaaatatacatacatgataaagaaagaaaaaaatgagtataaagagtcataaaaataatttaaaataataaaataaagccttcaaagagagaatgaaataatataaaaaacaattcCTTTCTTATCCCACCATGCCTATTCCCTCCACTGTTCAAGCACAGGAGCAGTCTCCACTATGTTACTAGATTTGTATTCTAATCCTCATACTGGATCATCTTGTCCAGCTTTAGTACACAGGGATGTGCTTAGTCTCATTGGAACTGGATATGCCATGGTTAGTTGATAATCATGGGAGACATGCCCTTTTATAAACAGAAATGGATGAAGAGTGGATTTTCTGTTGGGAACCCAGAgtgtgaggggctgggaggagtggagggagtggaAATTTCagctgggatataaaataaataaataaatttattaaaagttaatgaaataaagaaaaagggtCTACTTAATGATGATATTATGTGCCTAAAGCAGCATCTATGAAAGAATGGTTAGCCTGGCTCTCAAAGATCAAATCCTGAAAGAAAACTTACACTTTCTGTACCAGAAGCCATCTGTAAACAATAGCTCTTCAGGCACAAGACCAACTTCCTGACCAGTTCCACTATGGTGGGATTTTGTCTAGTTTGATCTTTTGAAGGTTTGGGGTATACTGTCATAACAAGTAAACTCACATGTGCAAGTTTCCTGTTCTTTCTGCTAAAAACTGTTTCCTTGGATTCACTTACAACCTttggtttttacatttttctctgatTACGCCTGAGTCTTGGGAGGAAGacatgtgatatagatgtcctattCTGAGCTAGGACCTTCATAGTCCCTTATTCTCAGCATCTTGGATGACTGTGGGCCTTTGTTTTAATCACCATAGacagcaaaaagaagcttctgtaaCTGGGGCTGAGGGACAGACCAACCAAACACTATAAAAAGAGTTTAGGGAACagtttattgctatgttcttttagtagaataatagtattaggtaTCTCCCTAGGGTCTACGTAACTTTCTAGCAATACAGCCTTGTCTCTAATAATGATGCCTGAAATGAGTTCCATCTTGAGAAGTTGGCCTTCTATTCAATCCTGTAGTGGTTGGTTGCTCTCATAACATTCATCACGATATTCCACCAGGCTTGTATTGTTACAACACTCAAGGTTCATACCtgcataatatttataattactaCTAGAAATGGGCAAAATATCTTGTAGTGTTCAAGCTTCAAACTTGATTTCTGCAACTACAATGACTCAACATTATGGTAGCTACTGCAATAGAATTTACAATCTATAGGTCATAGACCACCTAAATGTTATAGGGTACTGAAATCATTCTTGATTAtcatccattttttaaatttccattacTCAACCTGTTCCACTTTAGAGTATTCATCAGAGGAAGACAGTAAAAATGAAGTAGGAGATTATTAGAACACTTAGTATAAtgtaaaacaaattaaatttataatgacagcatgaaaaaaattaaaagtagggACATTTTCATGAAACAAACTTAAGTTTCAAAAActtattaatttttgaaatatgactataaatacattttttctcattcctttcctccctaaaACATTCCCTATGTGCAacctaaatatttttcaaa includes:
- the LOC131902344 gene encoding vomeronasal type-1 receptor 4-like; this encodes MNSRDLAVGIFFMSQTALGMLGNSALLCCFIIADFSGIRAKPTDLIVKHLTWANFTVLFKGIPQTIAAFSQTYYLDYVSCKLLLYFHRVGRGVSLVSTSLLSVFQAITISPSNSKWAQLKIRPPCIIGPSLGLCWALQMLIYAFIPVYITDIRSGRNVTGIKIFEYYAVMNPGRKINTLNAILLTSNDVMYLGLMICASGYMVFILLKHKQKVQHIHRCLAAMSSPETRATQSILTLVSSFVFFYTTSIIITSYLSVLEGTNSWLSNAGVAMAACFPAFCPFLLIRHHTSIFRLCCPSSYQTTFCACVIREL